The sequence aattatggccttccagtatctgaagggggctccaggaaagctggggagggacttttgagggtgtcagagtgTGACAGGACagtggggaatggagcaaaactagaagtggggagattcagattggatggggggaagaagttgttccccatgagggtggtgagagactggcacaggttgcccatggaagcctcatgccaggaggttttgaaggccaggctggatgtggctgtgagcaacctgctgcagtgcgaggtgtccctgcccatggcagggggattagaaCTGGCTgccccttgaggtcccttccagccctgagaaactcagtgattctgtgtctctgcctGCAGGCATGGAGCGGCGGTCTGCTGAGGCCGCGTGGCTCGGACCCATGAAGGCCTGCACTGAAGACAGGTCACTGTTGGTGCAGGCTGGATGCTTCTCCGGCAGCCACGTTGTGCCTCCTGGCAAAAGAAGGCTTTGGTGAGAGGCTCCTCCGCGCTGGGCCGCCCCGCGCCGCCCTGCAGCGCGGTCGTCCCCCAGGGCTTCTGTAAGAGGCCACCCCGCCCGTGCtcagccaggcaggcagtgctcaTGGTAACTTATTTTGTATTCATCTTCCACACCACAGCAGATTGAGTTCAGACCagatctatatatatatatttttttctgttgtgttttggtttgggttttgtttgtttgtttcctgcccttggaaaacaaaacaaggagggggaaaaaaaaagaagaaagtttgTCTAATCTGTTGTGTTTTCTATGAATTTATGTTCTTTTTGTAGTTGAAAATGGAGTTAGAGGAGTGTCTGATGTTGTCCTCAACTGTTAAGTAATTGACAGCTGTCTCTCAAATCAACCTCTTAACGTGGCTGAAGCAGGTGTGTATGTTTTTCAGAGTATGTGGGAGAGTCAGACAGTGGCTTCTGTGCTAAACTGTAGAGAGGAGGCTGTGTGCAGGGTAGGGACAGCATCCTCTGAGTTTGGTCAAAGTAaagcccagctgctctctcagctgggctggccagcTCCAGAGGCTGTTCTGTGAGCATTCCAAGAGAGGCTGGGGCCTTCCTGCTGTCCTCCCCAGGAACCAAGGAAGTCAGCTGGAATAAAGAGGTCTCATTTCCTGTGTGAAGTCCCTTCTTCGAGTCACTGACAGATATTCTTAGAACTGCAATTGAAAAACAAAGTGCATAAAAAAGCCTACTTTCCAAAGTCATCAATCTGGTCTGTGTCTTTGTTTAGGCCCCTGCCAGTCTGCAGGTGCCTGGGGGACCAGGCTGGGCTTTGTGTGCCTGCCTGAGCTTCGCTGTGACAGGAGCCCgggtgctgctgtgcagctcaggggTTAAAGCCAGGTCTCAGTCACTGCTCTGTCCTGAGGCTGAGGATTTCCTGGGTGCCTTCCCGAGCTGGTGTGAGCAACAGACTGCATGCAGCCTGTCTGCAGTTCTTCCCTGTCGTCCCTCCTGGCTGTGGTGTGCTCCAAGCAGGATAGGAGGCTTGGTCCCAGCAGCATCTGCCTCCCACACCATTTTCTgttcctgctctgagctgcagggtCTCACACCCCTTTTAAAATCAGACTTGCTGGATCCTTCTCCAGCACTGTGTCTGGGTAGGGAGGGAGATTATCTGTGTTGGGACAGCAAATGGGGTGAGAAAGGGCTCTACAGAGCTGGGAGGAAAGTGGTGCCCACAGTGGGCAAGAGTTGTCTCTGGCCCTGCCTCGGGGTTAGGGACTGGTGCAAGAGGAGTTTCAGGTAatcagggaggctctggctgccctgctgggcagagaaGAGTCCATGGCAGGTGTCAGAAAGGCGTTGCTCACCACAACCACTGAACACAGGAGCCTCAAAGCTGCTGGGACTGTGAAGCTGCTCAGCCCTCAGCGTTTACTATCGCCTGCACCAAGCTGCGCAGCTCCTTGCTCACGCCTGGGCACGTGCAGAGGTCCAGGATCTTCCAGGTCTCTGTGGTCAGGAATGCTGGGGGCTTGATCTTGTCCCACTGCTCAGTAGAAGGGAAGGTCAAGCACCCACGCAACCTGTCCAGGAGCCGCAGGATCCTCACTCTGaaggcaagcagcaggagctccccTTCGCCCGGCGGGGTGGGAGGACgcagccagctgctgacctagggggcagagggggttggtgtcagcagaggcacagcagcatggCATGGGACTTCGGTGTCTCCTCAGTGGATGAACCTGCCTCTGTGGCAGGAGCCTAGAGAGGAAGGGAGCTGCCACTGGCCCTGCCCACGTGGATCATGGCTCTCCTACCTGTGTCCCCCCAcctggggacacagccaggcaaaCCAGGAACCTGTCTGGGAGTGcttcctgccctccacagccccTTGGAGGGAGTTAGGGCTGGTAAGCAGCTGGATGCATGGAACTGAGAGTGGATGCAGCTCCCCTCTTGGCTGTTCTGGGGGGCAGGACCATGGGGCACCACAGGATGAGCACGTTTCCCCATGGATGGGAGCATCCctggctgccccacagctgctgggtgtGGAGCTGAAGCAATACCTGCACTTTGGTTCCCACGTTGAACTTTACTTGTCTCCCCATGGCCAGGAAGGAGATGATGATCTTGTCCTGCTCCAGGATCCTGACCCCCACGTACTGGTTCAGGGAGATGAAGATGGGGCTCAGGGGCACCTGGGGCTCTGATGGCATGAGTGTGCTGGGCCACCTCCACCTTCTCACCCTGTTGCCTTGTTGGTTGAAGTACTGCCCTCCCCGAGGATCCATGTTTATCCTACAATGGAGGAaaaccagagctctgcagcctgcatggCTGATGTCCCTGGGGGATGGGACAGAGGCACAGCTCCTTTGGGATCTAGCCCCCAtctcaggacacagctggggcaGCCTCCCTCTCCTGAGAGGCACCCAGAGCGGggcctcttcagctgctgtgtttcCCTTTCAGTTTTTGGCTACTGTTACAGGTACCCTTGGTGGCCTTTGAAGGTTGTggggtggagagcagagctgcgcTGGCCGGCAGGAACCTACCAGGTGGCGCCGCTGGGGTAGTAGCAGGTGCTTCTGCCCCGGGACTGAAACACTGCTTGTATCTTAGCCTTGCTGGGCTTGTCCTCCTGCACGATGCAGACCAGCTGGGCTTTGTGCCGCACCACCACGACTGCCAGGTTGCCAGATGGGTAGCTGCCAGGTAAGGTGCTCATAACCCTCTCTTTGTCTGGTTGGTCTCCTGTTGCACACTGGAAGCTTCAGAGCGCCGCTGCAGCGCGTAAGCGTGGACGTGGCTGCCCACATcccagtgctggagcagtggctgggtgctgccagcatCACCTGGGACACAGACACAGCTTTCCTGCATAGAAGTACTCTGGGTACAGTGACAGAAGAGTGGACAGAGACACAGCAGGCACTTGTGTGGGTTTCTAACCTGCcacccaggcacagccctgtaGCAAATGCATTTTGTAGGCACATTCTTGGACAAGACACAGGTTGGTAGAAGCTGAGCAAAGTGAAGTGATCAAATCACTCAGCCTGAGTGACAGCAGAGAAAAGGGGCAGGTGGTGTACTCCCAGAGGGGAAACCCCAAACAGCTGTTGGGGGGAAAGGACCCTTGCCCCTGTAGCCTGTCTCACTGGTGTTTCCCCTCCACCTGCGACTGAGTGCTTATATTTGTGGCACTTCTGCCTTTGCCACTGCTGTGACTGGCAGCATCCCTGGCAAGAAGGAGCCtagagggcagagcacaggagtAGCCTCAAGCCTTTTTCCTTTGGTGGCAAAGCTCAGGTGAAGCTGTACACCCCAGGTCAGAAAGAATTCAGCTATAGGAAGGAAAAACATGGGTGACTTAATGATGCTTCAGTTCAGACACCATCAAAGATAACCCAAAAGCTGTGGGGTCCTTTGGTGAAGCTGCCATGAGTTTGTCCCTTCAAATGGGACTTGTAGTTACACTGAGGATTGCAGTTTGTCCTTGCACCTCTTGGGtactcacaggatcacaggatgttaaggggttggaagggacctctgaaatcCAGCCACCTGCACACAGGAcacagctggtgctggtgggagaCCTTATGCTGGTTTGCTTCTGGGGAAAGGGCACTTTCAGAGCCCTCTTagccagcagtgcccttccAGGGGTGGCCAGAGCTTGGGAGGAGGGCTGAACACAGAGGCAGTGCACTTCTTGAGCTGGGTATTAGAGACACAAGTGCTCATCCTTCCCTGAAGCCACGGCTGATCTGAAAAGCTTCAGACCAAGAGCTAGGCAAGCaggttccctgctgctggccttgggcTGTGGCAGTGAGCATGAGCAGGTTATCTGGTGACAAAGCAGATAACACACTgaaaactgcagctgcagccctgggctgacGCCAAGAATGCAGCCTGCAAAGGATACAGTAGCTGTGCTGTTCCGTCCGGCAGCGTGGTGAGGAATTTCCCCCCGTCTCTGTAGTATTTTTCTGACAGTTCATTCTTCACCACCTGAGGTGGGAGAAGAAAGGGTGAAAcaggtgagagcagccctgcaccggcagagctgggctcctgccGTCGAGCGGCATGGGCACGGCCGGGCACGGCCCGGCGGCACCGGCAGCAGCCACTCACCTTGCCCCCCACCAGGGTGAAATCGcagcaggtgaggctggagaactCTTCAGGGTCCTCCTGGGGCCCCTCCTCGGGCTGCTCCTCGGGCTTATCCTTAATCTGCTCCCTGGGCCCCTTTttgagctgctccccaggccccTCCTTGAGCTCCTTTCTGAGCTTCTCCCTGGGCTCCTCCTTTAGCTCCTCCTTGGGCTCCTCAGGCCCTGATGCTTGCTCACCAGGCACCAGTGTCCGGCCTGTGGGCGATGGGGGCTCCCGAGACAGCAGGTAGGAAATGCTGTCAGCCTGGCTGGAGTCTGgagagcacagggagagggtgggcattgggctgggctggtccctctgcagggaggctgcagtctGGGGAGCTGGCTGACTTTGTCCTGGGAGTCTGTCTTGGGGTGTTTTCTATCTACTGAGGACAGTCCAAAGTGTTCAAGAGTTCAGAGCACAGGAGCAAGAAGATGCAGTTTCCCCATGTATGTGTACATACACACAGCTGTGTGAGTGCAGAAGGACTTTGGATAGCATTCCCAGCTCCAAAAGCTGAAATTCTTGGTACCCCAGGAGCCTCAGTGCCCTGTGTCCTCTCTGGAAATGCTTCATCTGCTTTCAAAGTACCTTTGATTTGATAGCTAGAGCCAAAGGGCTGCTCAGTCACCCACAGCCCAGACTAGCAATCGCTGCAGCAATCCCCTGATGAGCTGAAACATTCATCAACCTGATCCTGGCAgttcccacctccctggcatGGCTTTGCCCAGTTGCTCTTCTCTAAGGTCATGTCTGTGCCTCTCAGCTGAACGTTCAGATAAAATACTGCAAGTGTCAGCACAGAGCTCCTCTGTGCAGGGAGAGGCTAACTGCTCCTGGGTTTCCCTGTGAGCAACTATTTCACATGGCAGTGTCTagtgcagtggggctgcagaTGGGGGCTAACATGTCTCAGCCTAAATCCCCCTGTTGAATTAGAGAGCATTAGAGACCAGTGACCCCACCACATTCACTGGGgtaataaacacacacacaaaagcacaAGGAAATGCAAACTCAcccacagctgtgccctgcgTCTCTGCTGCCAGGAAAGATAACTGTTTGGccaacagcctctcctgctgcctggaaaAGGAGAATATTCCCCATGTATACTCCTTAGGTGCTCCTCTGAAAGCTACAGCTGCTGGATAGCCTTGCCCTAGAACACAAGTTTATGAGCCTTAGAATCACacagttgtcagggttggaagggacctcaaagatcatccagttccactccccctgccatgggcagggacgcctcacactacagcaggttgctcacagccacatccagcctggctgcaaacacctccagggatgaggctgccaccacctccctgggcaacttgtgctaggctctcaccaccctcatggggaacaacttcttcctaacatccaatctcaatctccccacttgtagtttttctccattcccccccagtcctatcactccctgacaccctcaaaagtccctccccagctttcttgtggcccccttcagatactggaaggccacaatgaggtctcctcaaagccttcttttctctagactgccccaactctctcagtctgtctccatagcagagggaAACTAAACAAACACATCACTTACATGACTGCAAACAACAGTTAAAGGCATGGGAGTGTCACCAAAAATATAGTATCTTGGCAAAGAGGAATTGCTCCATGCAGAGATTTCAGTGGCCAGCCCCTACCACGGCCACCACCAGGCTGCAAAGGATCAAGGCAATGAATGTTTCCTTCCAGGCCTGACCCTTTAAGCCTGTGCCATAGGCTTAGGTATCTGCCTCCAGCACAAGTGGATCTTGCAGAATTCTCATGACTCAGGAAGCTGGAACCCAAACACTTGTCACAGTTCATGCAGCAAATACAGATTCCATCAGAAATACAGATTCCATCTTTGTTTCAGCACCTGAGGCAAGAGCTAGACTCCAGTATCATACCTGGCACAGCTGTGGTTATAGCtttggctctgctgcctctaGGTAccatggctgccagcagggcaatGAATGCTTTCCTCTGCACCTATCTCACCACTTTCTAGTGCAGCCCAGTGAGAGAAAAGCCAAGAGTGTCCAGGCAGAACATGAACTAGGGTGGCCTAAAGCAAACTTGTTCTTTCATTCCCCCTTGCTGGAGTTTCATTTTCCTAAGCTGTCTTTTCCCTCCAGCttcatctgctcctcacacagacCCAGCCCATAATTCTCCTAGTGGCTGTGCCACAGTACCCTTGGCAGGCTCTGTCCTTTGCCAGCTGCCTCTCAGCTTTGGTGCTGGCAGGTTTATgggagctgacagcagcagcagcagctctgagggcaTCTTCATGGTTCCTTCTCTCACTGATGATGAACTCATAGAGGTCTCGACGGTGCTCACAGCAGAAATtctgaggggcaggagaagggtgCCATGAgtgcagcccttccccagcaacCCTCCTGCTGATCCTTCCCCCCCAGCTTACAGAGTCATCATCCTGTGCCAGCAGGAAAGCCTTTTCCAAGGCAGGGAATGGCTTCAGCAGGCTGCCACAGTACTCACACCGTGGGGCAAGGTCCTCCTCTGCCTgaaagggaggcagggagagagaacaCAGGGAGGATGGAAACATGGTGCCAGCACACACATCCTGCTCACCCTGGGGAGAGGGCTCTGCTCAGAACAGGCTGTCAGATCTGTGCCTGCAATGTCCTGGAATGATTTCACTCATCCTGAGCCTGAGGCTCACCTCAGCCTGTGGCTTTTCTTGGGAGGATTCAGGTCTGTAGGCCAGCAGCGTGGGCAGGCCGACGGAGGGCAGCGTGCACAGAGGCTTCTTGAACAGCTTCACAAAATCCTCTTGGAACTCAAAGCAGAAAACACCAACAGCAACGTGGAGTCACATCTTTGCTCGGGGGTAGACCCATTAAGCATAAACGTCCACACCCAGCCCGGGCCAGTCCTTACCTCCATGTCACACAGAACCTCCAGGCTGCCGGACTCCTCTGACAGGGCTGCAAGTTACAGCAACAAGGAGACTTGCTGAGCGCTGGCACCATGCCCTCGGgactctgccccctgccaggcatGCCTCTTTGGGCCCTTTTGCAGCgtgccagccacagcagctgccccagaCCTTCCCACACTGTCCTACGCTCTCAGAAGGACAGCTGTGTGTCTGCAAGTGActtctcccagtgcctgaggggctgggactgggtgctgacattgaatcatagaatggtccaggctggaagggacctccaaaggacatccagcccaacctccctgcagtcagcagggacatctccaactagatcaggttgcccaggacctcACTGAGCCTCAcgaatatctccaaggaagggacctcaaccacctccctgagcaacctgttccagtgttctaccaccctcatgtcgaagaacttcttcctgatatcccatctaaatctgcccttctctagtttgaagccactggaCCAGGGCTTTACAGGGCCACTCCACTGAAGTCATGGAGACAGCTTATTGCTTAGGGTCACTGACTTGTGGCACTAATCCAATCTTTCAGAGCATTTCCAGCCTCTCTTGTCTTAAAAAGAAAGAGCTGTGGACActaaggtttggggttttttttctcatttccaaGTGCAATCCATGCTGTGTGAGTGCActgaagggtttttttgcctttgggGGAGACAGGAAACATCTCAGGTGACTGGCCTGGATATCTACCActgtcctcagcagctccaggttcCCTCTTGGCAAGCAGTGCCACTGACGGTTCTGTCCACCTCAGGGacacagctgtgtgctgtccCCCACACATCACCTTCTGTTTGGACAtggatgtggccagcaggccagcTGCCATGGGCTCCCCTTCAGGCAGACTAAACACATCCCTAGTGTTTCTAATCTTGAATTTCAGCCCTCCTTGGTGCCACCCAAGTTGTATTGCCCTTCTAAGTAAGCTTGCCCTGCTTTCCAGAAAGCAGCTGGGTGAAACTCTGGGCAggcagaatcctagaattgttagggttggaagggaccacaaggatcacctagttccaattcccctgccatgggcagggacacctcacactacagcaggttgctcacagccacatccagcctggcctaaaaacctccaggcatgaggcttccacctgggcacctctctgggcaacctgtgccagtgtcttaccatcctcatggggaagaatttccgcCTAACATCCAATACAAATCTggccatttctagttttgttccatcccccccggtcccatcactccctgacactctcaaaagtccctccccagctttcttggagcccccttcagatactggaaggccacagttaggtctcctgggagaacagctccaactccctcagtctgtctccatagcagagcagttTCAAGCCCTTGCtcaccctcatggcccttctctggacaccttccagcacctccagatccttcctgtactaggggctccagaactgaatgcaatactctaggtggggtctctCTTAATCCTTTATTTTTTGGGGAAATATGGATAACGCAGCAAGTGTTTTCCATGACTTCCAGCTGGTGTGCTGGCTGTTTCGTGGCCCTGCTCTCAGAGGCATGTGAGATGCAGATGTTCTCCTACAGAGGAGGGGTGCCTGGCACTGAACACGAGGCTATTGGATGTGCCCACAAACGCCGAGCTCAGGCAGTGCCCTTCACTGCCACACCATGTGCCAAGGCACAgcgctgcagcaggcaggggaaggggctcGGCACACCGTGTCGGGATGGCTCAGCCGAGCgggaggggaaggggttggtgtGTTCTCAGGTCTCTTCAGAGGCCTCACAGAACACAACACGCTGTTCCTGCCATCACCCAGCGCTCCCgtgccagctggcagagcccccGCGCCGTAACGGGACCCAGCGGCTGCTCTGGAAGGGTCTCTGCACAGAGGGGACCGCAGAGGGGCCCCTGAgggtgctcctggggctgctctcggGGATGCAGTCGCTCTGTTAAAAGGATCTCTGTGAAACTGCAAAACCTGCGAGAGGCAGCgggacaggaggcagcagaggagagcagccccgaGGATGATTGAAGCCGGTCCTTACTTGAGTCCCTGCGGCCGTAGCCCTGAAACCGACCGACCTCCGTCTGCAGCGACATTGCCACCGccggcagctcccacctctcctcGGGATCGCCGCTTCCCGATGTTTCCATCGCCCTGAGTTTAAGACACAATCCCCCCTAAGACTTGGCGGGCACTCGGCAGCCGCACGGCGCCGCTTCCTGCCCGTTCCGACCCCGCTGCCTGTCCCGGCGCCgccccgctcccggccccgctcctTGCCCGTACCGACCGCGTTGCCGGTCCCGGTCCCggtcccggccccgctccctgcccgtACCGACCCGGCTGCCGGTCCCGGTGCTGCTCCGCTGCCGTCTCCATGGCAGCGCGTCGGGCGCGGGGGCTGCCGGGCGAGGCGGGGCCGAGCCCGGGGCAGTTCCACTTCAAGCGGGAAGCGGCGGGGCCAGGACCGCGCCTGCCCTGGGGTCGGTATTTGCTCCGTGGGCTGGTGGGTGTCT is a genomic window of Dryobates pubescens isolate bDryPub1 chromosome 13, bDryPub1.pri, whole genome shotgun sequence containing:
- the ERICH6 gene encoding glutamate-rich protein 6 is translated as MEFQEDFVKLFKKPLCTLPSVGLPTLLAYRPESSQEKPQAEAEEDLAPRCEYCGSLLKPFPALENPSPAPQNFCCEHRRDLYEFIISERRNHEDALRAAAAAVSSHKPASTKAERQLAKDRACQGQQERLLAKQLSFLAAETQGTAVDSSQADSISYLLSREPPSPTGRTLVPGEQASGPEEPKEELKEEPISSLTCCDFTLVGGKVVKNELSEKYYRDGGKFLTTLPDGTAQLLYPSGNLAVVVVRHKAQLVCIVQEDKPSKAKIQAVFQSRGRSTCYYPSGATWINMDPRGGQYFNQQGNRVRRWRWPSTLMPSEPQVPLSPIFISLNQYVGVRILEQDKIIISFLAMGRQVKFNVGTKVQVSSWLRPPTPPGEGELLLLAFRVRILRLLDRLRGCLTFPSTEQWDKIKPPAFLTTETWKILDLCTCPGVSKELRSLVQAIVNAEG